Proteins from a genomic interval of Microbacterium esteraromaticum:
- a CDS encoding ABC transporter ATP-binding protein → MSEPLLSIRDLKVAFRSGKKTRQVLHGVSFDVMAGETLAIVGESGSGKSTTAAAIIDLLPGTGEVTGGSITLDGRELTTADRRQMERIRGREIGYVPQDPMSNLNPVWSIGFQVKEAVRANGLAQGKKQVHDRAVEVLQQAGLADAAKRMHQFPHQFSGGMRQRALIGIGLAADPKLLIADEPTSALDVTVQRVILDHLASLTSERGTSVLLITHDLGLAAERADRIIVMNQGEIVEAGPSVEILTNPRHPYTQRLVAAAPSLASKRIGSSTRAAESVAPADDAPAVVEVRGLVKDYSIRTGGLRHEQFRAVDDVSFSIPRGKTLALVGESGSGKSTVAKMLLQLENPTDGEIVIDGNPTSTLSRAEVFALRRRMQPVFQDPYGSLDPLRSIGSLITEPLHVHRIGSKDEQHKRALELLDQVALPQELASRYPNELSGGQRQRVSIARALALKPDIVVLDEAVSALDVLVQDQILNLLSDLQQELGLTYLFITHDLAVVRVAADLVCVMEKGRIVEQGTVDDIFSAPQEEYTRRLLDAIPGASLTLGGGAA, encoded by the coding sequence ATGAGCGAACCTCTTCTCAGCATCCGCGACCTCAAGGTCGCCTTCCGCAGCGGCAAGAAGACGCGCCAGGTGCTGCACGGTGTCAGCTTCGACGTGATGGCGGGGGAGACCCTGGCGATCGTCGGCGAGTCCGGCTCGGGCAAATCGACGACGGCCGCGGCCATCATCGACCTGCTGCCGGGAACCGGTGAGGTCACGGGCGGCAGCATCACCCTCGACGGGCGTGAGCTGACCACGGCCGATCGTCGTCAGATGGAGCGCATCCGTGGTCGTGAGATCGGCTACGTGCCCCAGGACCCGATGTCGAACCTCAACCCCGTGTGGTCGATCGGCTTCCAGGTCAAAGAGGCCGTGCGGGCCAACGGGCTGGCGCAGGGCAAGAAGCAGGTGCACGACCGTGCGGTCGAGGTTCTGCAGCAGGCGGGCCTGGCCGACGCGGCCAAGCGCATGCATCAGTTCCCGCATCAGTTCTCGGGCGGTATGCGCCAGCGCGCGTTGATCGGCATCGGGCTCGCAGCTGATCCCAAGCTGCTGATCGCCGACGAGCCCACCAGCGCTCTCGACGTCACCGTGCAGCGGGTGATCCTCGATCACCTTGCCTCGCTCACCAGCGAGCGTGGCACTTCGGTGCTGCTCATCACACACGACCTGGGACTGGCCGCGGAGCGCGCCGACCGGATCATCGTGATGAACCAGGGCGAGATCGTCGAGGCCGGTCCGAGTGTCGAGATCCTCACCAACCCGAGGCATCCGTACACACAGCGTCTCGTCGCTGCGGCCCCGAGTCTGGCGTCGAAGCGCATCGGCAGCAGCACTCGTGCGGCCGAGTCCGTGGCGCCTGCGGATGACGCTCCGGCCGTCGTCGAGGTGCGCGGGCTCGTGAAGGACTACTCGATTCGCACCGGTGGGTTGCGTCACGAGCAGTTCCGGGCGGTCGACGATGTGTCGTTCAGCATCCCGCGGGGCAAGACCCTTGCGCTGGTGGGCGAGTCCGGTTCGGGCAAGTCGACCGTGGCGAAGATGCTGCTGCAACTGGAGAACCCCACCGATGGCGAGATCGTCATCGACGGCAATCCGACGAGCACGCTGTCGCGCGCCGAGGTGTTCGCACTGCGTCGCCGCATGCAGCCGGTGTTCCAGGATCCGTACGGCTCCCTCGATCCGCTGCGCAGCATCGGCAGTCTCATCACCGAGCCGTTGCACGTGCACCGCATTGGATCGAAGGACGAGCAGCACAAGCGTGCGCTCGAGTTGCTCGACCAGGTCGCGTTGCCGCAGGAGCTCGCATCGCGCTACCCGAACGAGTTGTCGGGCGGTCAGCGCCAGCGTGTGTCTATCGCACGGGCTCTGGCTCTCAAGCCCGACATCGTCGTGCTCGATGAGGCCGTCTCGGCGCTGGATGTGCTGGTACAGGATCAGATTCTGAACCTGCTCTCAGACCTGCAGCAGGAGCTCGGGCTGACGTACCTGTTCATCACGCACGACCTGGCCGTGGTGCGCGTCGCCGCCGACCTGGTGTGCGTGATGGAGAAGGGGCGCATCGTCGAGCAGGGCACCGTCGATGACATCTTCTCGGCACCCCAGGAGGAGTACACCAGGCGACTGCTCGACGCGATCCCCGGGGCGTCGCTGACCCTCGGTGGTGGCGCGGCGTGA
- a CDS encoding PH domain-containing protein yields the protein MLTSVVAALLLVDAAVRSGLANTLLLAPWPLLVVWCVYVVGLASDVRADERGVQVQNLLRRIEIPWSRVQRIAMRWQLEITLVDDAVVSCFGGPSRTRARRLAPGRVKEEGVAETDDGMAAMKRLRADAAGSVDADARVQRTWDWPALTALAVLVVWAAVAVAVTR from the coding sequence GTGCTGACATCCGTGGTGGCCGCGTTGCTGCTCGTCGACGCGGCCGTGCGGTCGGGCCTTGCGAACACGTTGCTGCTCGCCCCCTGGCCGTTGCTCGTGGTGTGGTGCGTGTACGTGGTCGGGTTGGCCTCGGACGTGCGTGCCGATGAGCGGGGAGTGCAGGTGCAGAACCTGTTGCGTCGCATCGAGATCCCGTGGAGTCGGGTGCAGCGCATCGCGATGCGCTGGCAGCTTGAGATCACTCTTGTCGATGACGCCGTCGTGTCGTGCTTCGGCGGTCCCTCGCGCACGCGCGCGCGGCGCCTTGCGCCGGGACGTGTCAAGGAAGAGGGCGTTGCCGAGACCGACGATGGCATGGCCGCGATGAAGCGGTTGCGTGCGGATGCCGCCGGCTCGGTCGACGCGGATGCACGAGTGCAGCGCACCTGGGACTGGCCCGCGCTCACTGCGCTCGCGGTTCTTGTGGTCTGGGCCGCCGTCGCGGTGGCCGTCACCCGCTGA
- a CDS encoding CPBP family intramembrane glutamic endopeptidase has protein sequence MSRARIWWEIGIVLALGLGQSAVYAVVQLAYRLTDETPLGDQTATLNPSRSDREYFDLIYQLLSIGFGIVPVLLVCYLLWQPRTPHLDDLGLDGTRPGRDIGRGALLVLAIGIPGLGLYLLSRTLGWFVAVDPAGLDAHWWTVPILLLSAARASIQEEFVVLGYLFARLRQLGWGPWPIIVATSLLRATYHLYQGPGAFIGNFAMGLLFGWLFARTGRLLPFLVAHFLIDATVFVGYPWAAANWPSLFGLPG, from the coding sequence ATGAGTCGGGCACGGATCTGGTGGGAGATCGGAATCGTGCTCGCGCTCGGGCTCGGGCAGTCGGCGGTGTACGCCGTGGTTCAGCTGGCCTACCGCCTCACCGACGAGACGCCGCTCGGCGATCAGACCGCGACGCTCAACCCCTCTCGCAGCGACCGCGAGTACTTCGACCTCATCTATCAGCTGCTCTCCATCGGCTTCGGCATCGTTCCCGTACTGCTCGTCTGCTATCTGCTCTGGCAACCGCGTACGCCGCACCTCGATGATCTCGGACTGGACGGCACCCGCCCCGGCCGCGACATCGGCCGCGGCGCCCTGCTCGTCCTCGCCATCGGCATCCCGGGGCTCGGCCTCTACCTGCTCAGTCGGACGCTCGGCTGGTTCGTCGCCGTCGACCCCGCCGGACTCGACGCGCACTGGTGGACCGTCCCCATCCTGTTGCTGTCAGCGGCACGCGCTTCGATTCAAGAGGAGTTCGTGGTGCTGGGCTATCTCTTCGCGCGCCTGCGCCAACTGGGATGGGGACCATGGCCGATCATCGTCGCCACCAGCCTGCTGCGCGCCACCTATCACCTGTATCAGGGGCCAGGTGCGTTCATCGGCAACTTCGCCATGGGCCTGCTGTTCGGCTGGCTGTTCGCCCGCACCGGCAGGTTGCTGCCGTTCCTGGTGGCGCACTTCCTGATCGACGCGACCGTGTTCGTGGGCTACCCCTGGGCGGCAGCGAACTGGCCGTCCCTGTTCGGACTGCCCGGCTGA
- the typA gene encoding translational GTPase TypA, translating into MAHALRSDLRNVAIVAHVDHGKTTLVDAMLRQTGSFGEHAHVDERAMDSGDLEREKGITILAKNTAITYNGAHTDVPVTINVIDTPGHADFGGEVERGLSMVDGVVLLVDSSEGPLPQTRFVLRKALEAKLPVILLVNKTDRPDARIVEVEAEAQDLLLGLASDLVDDVPDLDVDALLDVPVVYASGRAGAASLNRPANGDLPDNDDLEPLFEAILKHIPAPSYDDEAPLQAWVTNLDSSPFLGRLALLRVFNGTLKKGQTVAWVRADGTMANARITELLMTRALERYPAESAGPGDIVAIAGFEDITIGETIADPDDVRALPQIHVDDPAISMTIGTNTSPLVGKVRGHKLTARMVKDRLDRELIGNVSLKVVDIGRPDAWEVQGRGELALAILVENMRREGFELTVGKPQVVTKKIDGKTHEPFEHLTIDAPEEYLGAITQLLANRKGRMEGMTNHGTGWVRMEFVVPARGLIGFRTEFMTTTRGTGIANSISHGYEPWAGLITTRQNGSIVADRSGVVTPFAMIALQERMSFFVKPTQEVYEGMVIGENSRSDDMDVNITKEKKLTNMRSATADSFESMTPPRELSLEESLEFARDDECVEVTPEVVRIRKVNLDQTTRAREASRLKRQDANA; encoded by the coding sequence ATGGCGCACGCCCTCCGCTCTGATCTCCGAAACGTCGCGATCGTCGCACACGTCGATCACGGCAAGACCACGCTCGTTGACGCGATGCTCCGCCAGACGGGCTCCTTCGGCGAACATGCCCACGTCGACGAGCGTGCCATGGACTCCGGTGATCTTGAGCGTGAGAAGGGCATCACGATCCTCGCGAAGAACACCGCGATCACCTACAACGGTGCTCACACCGACGTGCCGGTGACGATCAACGTCATCGACACCCCCGGTCACGCCGACTTCGGTGGCGAGGTCGAGCGCGGCCTGTCAATGGTCGACGGCGTCGTGCTGCTGGTCGACTCGTCCGAGGGGCCGCTGCCGCAGACCCGCTTCGTGCTGCGCAAGGCGCTCGAGGCGAAGCTGCCGGTCATCCTGCTGGTGAACAAGACCGACCGCCCCGACGCGCGCATCGTCGAGGTCGAGGCCGAGGCACAGGACCTGCTGCTGGGTCTGGCATCCGATCTCGTCGACGACGTTCCCGACCTCGACGTCGACGCACTGCTCGACGTGCCCGTCGTCTACGCATCGGGTCGTGCTGGCGCTGCATCGCTCAACCGTCCCGCCAACGGTGACCTGCCCGACAACGACGACCTCGAGCCGCTGTTCGAGGCGATCCTCAAGCACATCCCCGCTCCGTCGTACGACGACGAGGCGCCGCTGCAGGCCTGGGTCACCAACCTCGACTCCAGCCCGTTCCTGGGCCGCCTCGCGTTGCTGCGCGTGTTCAACGGCACGCTGAAGAAGGGGCAGACGGTCGCCTGGGTGCGTGCCGACGGCACCATGGCCAATGCGCGTATCACCGAGCTGCTGATGACCCGTGCGCTGGAGCGCTACCCGGCCGAGTCGGCGGGCCCCGGTGACATCGTCGCGATCGCCGGCTTCGAGGACATCACCATCGGTGAGACGATCGCCGATCCCGACGACGTGCGCGCGCTGCCGCAGATCCATGTCGATGACCCCGCGATCTCGATGACCATCGGTACGAACACCTCGCCGCTGGTCGGCAAGGTGCGCGGCCACAAGCTCACCGCCCGCATGGTGAAGGACCGCCTCGACCGCGAGCTGATCGGTAACGTCTCGCTGAAGGTCGTCGACATCGGGCGCCCGGATGCCTGGGAGGTCCAGGGCCGCGGCGAGCTGGCGCTGGCGATCCTCGTCGAGAACATGCGACGCGAGGGCTTCGAACTCACGGTCGGCAAGCCCCAGGTGGTTACCAAGAAGATCGACGGCAAGACGCATGAGCCGTTCGAGCACCTCACCATCGATGCCCCCGAGGAGTACCTCGGCGCGATCACCCAGTTGCTGGCGAACCGCAAGGGCCGCATGGAGGGCATGACCAACCACGGCACCGGTTGGGTGCGCATGGAGTTCGTCGTACCGGCCCGTGGTCTGATCGGGTTCCGCACCGAGTTCATGACCACGACGCGCGGCACCGGTATCGCCAACAGCATCTCGCACGGCTACGAGCCCTGGGCCGGCCTGATCACCACGCGTCAGAACGGCTCGATCGTGGCTGACCGTTCGGGTGTCGTCACACCGTTCGCCATGATCGCCCTGCAGGAGCGCATGTCGTTCTTCGTCAAGCCGACGCAGGAGGTCTACGAGGGCATGGTCATCGGCGAGAACTCGCGTAGCGACGACATGGATGTGAACATCACCAAGGAGAAGAAGCTCACCAACATGCGTTCGGCGACCGCCGACTCGTTCGAGTCGATGACGCCGCCGCGTGAGCTGTCTCTGGAAGAGAGCCTCGAGTTCGCGCGCGACGACGAATGTGTCGAGGTGACCCCCGAGGTCGTGCGTATCCGCAAGGTGAACCTCGATCAGACCACCCGTGCGCGTGAGGCCTCCCGCCTCAAGCGCCAGGACGCCAACGCGTAA
- a CDS encoding phospholipase produces MPHLQISRASRRAAATASAPSTKRRPMSWLAAGAAILAGVAAGIVYAPAALGAVPSETALEEAADAVEDGKLALVNAQALNTVVLASEVQPGSVATAVDFVELRSNVNTLSDTDGLSADRVAELTAAVDREADAVQGRTSALQNALATAKEMKVAEDARLKAEAERIAAEKAAKKAAEDARRAAEAQAAANTPDGAKATARAMAAERYGWGEGEFSCLVSLWTKESGWDYQAYNPNGGATGIPQSLPGDKMATAGSDWRTNATTQISWGLDYIQRAYGSPCAAWGHSQAVNWY; encoded by the coding sequence ATGCCCCACCTTCAGATCAGCCGCGCGTCCCGTCGGGCCGCCGCCACAGCCTCTGCCCCGTCGACGAAGCGCCGCCCGATGAGCTGGCTCGCCGCGGGAGCCGCGATCCTCGCCGGTGTCGCCGCCGGAATCGTCTACGCGCCGGCCGCGCTCGGCGCCGTGCCGAGCGAGACGGCGCTGGAAGAGGCGGCGGATGCTGTCGAAGACGGCAAGCTCGCGCTCGTCAATGCGCAGGCACTGAACACGGTCGTGCTCGCCTCTGAGGTGCAGCCGGGATCCGTGGCGACGGCGGTGGACTTCGTCGAGCTGCGCAGCAACGTCAACACGCTGTCCGACACCGACGGTCTGTCCGCGGACCGTGTCGCCGAGCTCACTGCGGCGGTCGACCGCGAAGCGGATGCTGTACAGGGGCGCACCTCTGCTCTGCAGAATGCGCTCGCGACGGCGAAGGAGATGAAGGTCGCCGAGGATGCCCGGCTCAAGGCCGAGGCCGAACGTATCGCCGCGGAGAAGGCGGCGAAGAAGGCAGCCGAAGACGCCCGTCGTGCCGCTGAGGCGCAGGCGGCCGCCAATACGCCGGATGGCGCGAAGGCGACGGCACGAGCGATGGCCGCCGAGCGCTATGGCTGGGGCGAGGGAGAGTTCTCGTGCCTGGTCTCGCTGTGGACCAAGGAATCCGGCTGGGACTACCAGGCGTACAACCCCAACGGTGGTGCCACCGGCATCCCGCAGTCACTCCCGGGCGACAAGATGGCCACTGCAGGCAGCGACTGGCGTACCAACGCGACCACCCAGATCTCGTGGGGGCTGGACTACATCCAGCGCGCGTATGGCTCTCCCTGTGCCGCGTGGGGGCATTCGCAGGCCGTCAACTGGTACTGA
- a CDS encoding helix-turn-helix domain-containing protein: MDLRERLAHSLRREREAAELSVSELARRAGVSKATISQLESGSGNPSVETLWAIGDALGVPFATLVEERTTAPRLIRLGDHAGVPSAAAPYLATLLSAAAPGTRRDIYLIQAEPGEPRRSLPHHVGTTEHVILISGEALIGPTEAPVLMHPGDYLSYAGDAAHVFEAHLPGTSAVLVSELR, translated from the coding sequence ATGGACCTGCGCGAACGACTCGCCCACTCCCTGCGCCGCGAACGCGAGGCAGCCGAGCTGTCGGTGTCGGAGCTGGCGCGACGCGCCGGCGTATCAAAGGCGACAATCTCGCAATTGGAGAGCGGCTCCGGCAACCCGAGCGTCGAGACGCTGTGGGCCATCGGCGATGCCCTCGGCGTGCCGTTCGCGACACTGGTCGAGGAGCGCACGACAGCACCGCGTCTGATCCGCCTGGGCGATCACGCCGGCGTCCCTTCCGCCGCAGCCCCGTATCTGGCGACGCTGCTGTCAGCCGCGGCCCCCGGCACCCGCCGCGACATCTACCTCATCCAGGCAGAGCCCGGCGAACCACGCCGTTCGCTCCCCCACCACGTCGGCACCACCGAACACGTCATCCTGATCAGCGGTGAAGCACTGATCGGCCCGACCGAGGCGCCCGTGCTCATGCATCCCGGCGACTACCTCTCATACGCCGGCGACGCAGCGCACGTCTTCGAGGCGCACCTTCCCGGCACGAGCGCCGTACTGGTGTCCGAGCTGCGCTGA
- a CDS encoding AzlC family ABC transporter permease → MRSTDRTPAVIDDRAAAREVWREGLGVAIATSAYGISFGALAVASGLDVWQTCVLSLVMFTGGSQYAFIGVFSAGGMAALPSAVASAALLGVRNIAYGMRMSPIIGEGFWRRTAAAQLTIDESTAVAISQGSTRLRRLGFWITGLGVFIGWNLTTLAGALLGDVLGDPKAWGLDAAAAAAFLALLWPRLKQRQAIAVGVAAAVVAGSLTPFLMPGLPVLVAAVVAIIVGWFNWFSREDDRTPSEEVTA, encoded by the coding sequence ATGCGTTCAACGGATCGAACACCGGCGGTCATCGATGATCGCGCGGCCGCGCGTGAAGTGTGGCGCGAAGGGCTGGGCGTGGCCATCGCGACCAGCGCCTACGGCATCTCATTCGGCGCGCTCGCCGTCGCCTCCGGTCTTGATGTCTGGCAGACCTGCGTGCTGAGCCTGGTGATGTTCACCGGCGGATCGCAGTACGCCTTCATCGGCGTCTTCAGCGCCGGCGGGATGGCGGCCCTGCCATCAGCCGTCGCGTCGGCCGCGCTTCTCGGCGTGCGCAACATCGCCTACGGCATGCGCATGTCGCCGATCATCGGCGAGGGCTTCTGGCGCCGCACGGCGGCTGCGCAGTTGACCATCGACGAGTCCACCGCCGTCGCGATCTCGCAGGGCTCGACACGACTGCGCAGGCTCGGGTTCTGGATCACCGGACTCGGCGTCTTCATCGGGTGGAACCTGACGACCCTCGCCGGAGCGCTGTTGGGCGACGTGCTCGGCGACCCGAAGGCCTGGGGGCTCGATGCGGCCGCCGCGGCAGCCTTCCTGGCGCTGCTGTGGCCGCGACTGAAGCAGCGACAGGCGATCGCCGTCGGCGTCGCCGCCGCCGTCGTGGCGGGCTCGCTCACCCCTTTTCTCATGCCCGGACTGCCGGTGCTGGTGGCCGCCGTCGTTGCGATCATCGTCGGGTGGTTCAACTGGTTCAGCCGCGAAGATGATCGGACCCCGTCCGAGGAGGTCACGGCATGA
- a CDS encoding AzlD domain-containing protein gives MSVWSAVLLAACICVGLKAFGYLIPARVLEAPRPARISDLLTVALLSALVAVQSLGAGQAVVVDARLPAVLVAAGLLWMRQSFIVVVAAAAAVAALLRMLGWAA, from the coding sequence ATGAGCGTCTGGAGCGCGGTACTGCTCGCCGCATGCATCTGCGTGGGTTTGAAAGCGTTCGGCTATCTGATCCCCGCGCGCGTCCTCGAGGCACCGCGCCCGGCGCGTATCTCGGACCTGCTCACCGTGGCGCTGTTGTCAGCCCTCGTCGCCGTGCAATCGTTGGGCGCGGGGCAGGCCGTGGTGGTGGATGCCAGGCTGCCGGCCGTGCTGGTCGCCGCGGGGCTGCTGTGGATGCGTCAGTCGTTCATCGTCGTCGTCGCGGCCGCCGCCGCCGTGGCGGCACTGCTGCGTATGCTCGGCTGGGCGGCCTGA
- a CDS encoding histidinol dehydrogenase, translating into MRSIFSRGLSWLAAALVGAVYGVAATIAHSFMLGPVPVGMIVGAIGCAALLIALRALTGDRWAALAAGLGMMALILIISQRGPGGSVVVPNTPLGNIWMYVASGIVLLTVMWPDTSRLRALSSSMSTSTTPRTPES; encoded by the coding sequence GTGCGCAGCATCTTCTCCCGTGGCCTGTCCTGGCTGGCAGCAGCCCTCGTCGGCGCCGTTTACGGCGTCGCGGCCACCATCGCGCACAGCTTCATGCTCGGCCCCGTACCGGTCGGGATGATCGTCGGTGCCATCGGCTGCGCCGCGCTGCTGATCGCCCTGCGCGCGCTGACCGGCGACCGTTGGGCCGCGCTCGCCGCTGGGCTCGGCATGATGGCGCTGATCCTGATCATCTCGCAACGCGGGCCCGGGGGATCGGTCGTCGTGCCGAATACGCCGCTGGGCAACATCTGGATGTACGTCGCGTCGGGGATCGTCCTGCTCACGGTGATGTGGCCGGACACGAGTCGGTTGCGCGCGCTCTCGTCATCGATGTCGACATCGACGACGCCGCGCACACCCGAGTCCTGA
- the fdxA gene encoding ferredoxin — MTYVIALPCVDVKDRACVDECPVDCIYEGDRMLYIHPDECVDCGACEPVCPVEAIYYEDDLPEEWADYYKANVEFFNEIGSPGGAAKVGVYDFDHPVVSVLPPQGE, encoded by the coding sequence GTGACGTACGTGATCGCCCTTCCCTGTGTCGATGTCAAGGACCGCGCCTGCGTCGACGAATGCCCCGTGGACTGCATCTACGAAGGGGATCGGATGCTGTATATCCACCCCGACGAGTGCGTGGACTGCGGCGCCTGCGAGCCGGTCTGCCCCGTCGAGGCGATCTACTACGAGGACGACCTGCCCGAGGAATGGGCCGATTACTACAAGGCGAACGTCGAGTTCTTCAACGAGATCGGCTCGCCCGGCGGTGCCGCGAAGGTCGGCGTCTACGACTTCGACCACCCCGTGGTCTCCGTGCTCCCCCCGCAGGGGGAGTAG
- the dapC gene encoding succinyldiaminopimelate transaminase, with protein MSVRDLADYPWDAVVPYRERASQHPDGLVDLSIGSPVDPTPEVIRAALAEATDAHAYPQTTGTPSVRQAIVDWYARRRGVPDLREANVLPTIGSKELVALLPTLLGLGEGDVVVHPRVAYPTYAVGATVAGATPVAADDPAEWPEGSKLIWINTPGNPDGRTWTLDELRVAVKRARELGAVLASDECYAELGWDGPWRHEPIPSVLDPRVTGGTRSDLLSVYSLSKQSNLAGYRAAFIAGCARVVGGILTARKHLGLMPPAPVQHAMAVALGDDAHVAAQKVLYRQRRDALVPALEAAGFRIDGSEAGLYLWATEGRDAWESMGRLAELGILAGPGHFYGAHSAQHVRLSLTAPSERVQQAAARLTTSA; from the coding sequence GTGAGCGTCCGCGACCTCGCCGACTACCCGTGGGACGCCGTCGTCCCGTACCGTGAGCGCGCATCCCAGCATCCCGACGGACTCGTCGACCTCTCGATCGGCTCGCCGGTCGACCCGACGCCGGAAGTGATCCGCGCGGCGCTCGCCGAGGCGACCGACGCGCACGCGTACCCGCAGACCACCGGAACGCCCAGCGTGCGCCAAGCGATCGTCGACTGGTACGCCCGGCGACGCGGCGTGCCCGACCTGCGTGAAGCGAATGTGCTGCCCACGATCGGGTCGAAAGAACTCGTCGCCCTGCTTCCGACCCTGCTCGGGCTCGGTGAAGGCGACGTCGTCGTGCATCCGCGAGTGGCGTATCCGACGTACGCCGTCGGTGCGACGGTCGCCGGCGCGACGCCCGTCGCCGCGGACGACCCGGCCGAATGGCCAGAGGGCTCCAAGCTGATCTGGATCAACACTCCGGGCAACCCCGACGGGCGCACCTGGACGCTCGACGAGCTCCGCGTCGCAGTGAAGCGCGCCCGTGAACTCGGCGCCGTGCTCGCGAGTGACGAGTGCTACGCCGAACTCGGGTGGGACGGCCCCTGGCGACACGAGCCGATCCCGTCGGTTCTCGACCCACGGGTCACCGGTGGCACGCGATCAGACCTCCTGAGCGTGTACTCGCTGAGCAAGCAGTCTAACCTCGCCGGCTATCGTGCGGCATTCATCGCGGGCTGTGCACGCGTCGTCGGCGGCATTCTCACGGCGCGCAAGCACCTGGGACTCATGCCGCCAGCGCCCGTGCAGCACGCCATGGCCGTTGCCCTGGGCGATGACGCGCATGTCGCCGCCCAGAAAGTGCTCTACCGGCAACGCCGCGACGCGCTCGTACCGGCTCTGGAGGCCGCGGGATTCCGCATCGACGGCTCCGAAGCGGGACTGTACCTCTGGGCGACCGAGGGACGCGACGCCTGGGAATCGATGGGGCGGCTTGCAGAGCTCGGCATCCTGGCAGGCCCCGGGCACTTCTACGGTGCGCACTCGGCACAGCACGTGCGCCTCTCGCTGACCGCACCGTCGGAGCGCGTGCAGCAGGCCGCGGCGCGGTTGACGACATCCGCCTGA
- a CDS encoding citrate synthase, which translates to MTILIQQEVGVSAAQPEKATLSIGDTTAEFPLLRATSGIDSIDFSTLTRQTGYTGLDYGFVNTASTKSAVTYIDGDKGILRYRGYPIEQVAKNCSYLEVAWLLIYGELPTPSELADFDERIRRHTLLHEDLKRFFSALPHTAHPMSVLSSAVAALSTYYEGQTDPNNPEHVELNMVRMLAKLPVIAAYAHKKSVGQAFLYPDNSLSFVDNFLKLNFGVLSEPYEVNPVMSKALELLLILHEDHEQNASTSTVRLVGSTGANQFASVSAGIQALSGPLHGGANEAVLTMLGQIRESGQSVQRFVERVKNKEEGVKLMGFGHRVYKNYDPRAKLVKEAADEVLASLGVNDPLLDLAKELEEIALADDYFKERRLYPNVDFYTGVIYKAMGFPTRMFTVLFAIGRLPGWLAQWRELNLDPQNKIGRPQQLYIGSPERTFPTR; encoded by the coding sequence ATGACGATACTGATTCAGCAGGAGGTTGGCGTGAGCGCAGCTCAGCCCGAGAAGGCGACTCTCTCGATCGGCGACACGACGGCGGAGTTCCCCCTGTTGCGCGCAACCAGCGGAATCGACAGCATCGATTTCTCGACGCTGACCCGCCAGACCGGGTACACCGGCCTCGACTACGGATTCGTCAACACCGCCTCGACCAAGTCGGCCGTCACCTACATCGACGGCGACAAGGGCATCCTGCGCTACCGCGGATACCCGATCGAGCAGGTCGCGAAGAACTGCTCGTACCTTGAGGTCGCCTGGTTGCTCATCTACGGCGAACTGCCCACACCCTCGGAACTCGCCGACTTCGACGAGCGCATCCGCCGGCACACGCTGCTGCACGAAGATCTCAAGCGCTTCTTCTCGGCGCTGCCTCACACGGCGCATCCGATGTCGGTGCTCTCGTCGGCCGTCGCGGCACTGTCGACCTACTACGAGGGGCAGACCGACCCGAACAACCCCGAGCACGTCGAGCTGAACATGGTGCGCATGCTCGCCAAGCTGCCGGTGATCGCCGCGTACGCGCACAAGAAGAGCGTCGGGCAGGCCTTCCTGTACCCCGACAACTCGCTGAGCTTCGTCGACAACTTCCTCAAGCTGAACTTCGGTGTGCTCTCTGAGCCGTACGAGGTCAACCCGGTGATGTCGAAGGCACTCGAGCTGCTGCTGATCCTGCACGAGGACCACGAGCAGAACGCCTCGACCTCGACCGTGCGCCTGGTCGGTTCCACCGGTGCCAACCAGTTCGCCTCGGTCTCGGCCGGTATTCAGGCGCTGTCGGGCCCGCTGCACGGCGGAGCCAACGAGGCCGTTCTCACCATGCTCGGCCAGATCCGCGAATCGGGTCAGAGCGTGCAGCGTTTCGTCGAGCGCGTGAAGAACAAAGAAGAGGGCGTCAAGCTCATGGGCTTCGGCCACCGGGTCTACAAGAACTACGACCCGCGCGCGAAGCTCGTCAAGGAGGCCGCGGACGAGGTGCTCGCATCGCTCGGCGTCAACGATCCGCTGCTCGACCTCGCCAAGGAGCTCGAAGAGATCGCCCTCGCCGACGACTACTTCAAGGAGCGTCGCCTGTACCCGAACGTCGATTTCTACACCGGCGTCATCTACAAGGCCATGGGCTTCCCGACCCGCATGTTCACGGTGCTCTTCGCCATCGGTCGTCTGCCCGGTTGGCTGGCGCAGTGGCGCGAGCTCAACCTCGACCCGCAGAACAAGATCGGCCGCCCGCAGCAGCTGTACATCGGTTCGCCGGAGCGCACCTTCCCGACGCGCTGA